A genome region from Amblyraja radiata isolate CabotCenter1 chromosome 2, sAmbRad1.1.pri, whole genome shotgun sequence includes the following:
- the steap4 gene encoding metalloreductase STEAP4 isoform X1: MKKMEMSEKATVGENDRKRETICIFGTGDLGRSLGMRLLQSGHPVIFGSRNPQNSTLLPSGAQVLTHADALKESKIIFLAVHRENYDFLLALSNLLDGKVLVDVSNNLRMNQYPESNAQYLSQLLPKAIVVKGFNTVSAWALQSGSLDANTQVFVCGDDDKSKQQVMDVARSLGLTPLDRGSLQAAKEMENYPLQLFPMWRLPLAIAFGLTVFFFVYCVVIDVIHPYVTKNRDVSYKLAISVPNRIFPNVSLILLSLVYLPGVIAAFIQLHRGTKYKRFPNWLDRWMLCRKQLGLVALAYAFLHVLYTFIIPTRISVRWRWIHSMIVESKMNKTMELSKVLSWRVDVYFALGMLGFGLYILLGITSFPSVSNAVNWREFRFVQSKLGHMTLLLCTAHATLFGWDRFLQSKWYRWGLPQAYMLAIVIPCVVLVLKLIQITPCVDRMIIRIRQGWERIPKTKQALV; this comes from the exons ATGAAAAAG ATGGAAATGTCTGAAAAAGCTACAGTTGGTGAAAATGACCGTAAGCGTGAGACAATTTGCATTTTTGGCACTGGGGACTTAGGCCGATCTTTGGGTATGAGGCTGCTCCAGTCAGGTCACCCAGTGATATTTGGCAGTCGAAACCCACAGAATTCCACCTTGCTGCCAAGTGGAGCTCAAGTCCTTACCCACGCCGATGCCCTGAAAGAATCCAAGATCATTTTCCTGGcggttcacagggagaactatGATTTCCTCCTGGCTCTGTCCAATTTGCTTGATGGAAAAGTGCTGGTGGATGTGAGCAACAACCTCAGAATGAATCAATACCCAGAGTCCAATGCACAGTATCTATCTCAGCTGCTCCCTAAAGCTATTGTGGTGAAGGGGTTTAACACAGTTTCTGCCTGGGCCCTCCAGTCAGGCAGTCTGGATGCTAACACTCAG GTCTTTGTCTGTGGTGATGATGATAAATCTAAACAGCAGgtgatggatgttgccaggagtttaGGCCTCACTCCTTTAGACCGGGGATCCCTTCAGGCAGCTAAAGAAATGGAGAACTATCCGTTGCAACTCTTTCCAATGTGGAGGCTGCCACTTGCTATTGCATTCGGTCTCACAGTATTCTTCTTTGTTTACTGTGTGGTGATTGATGTGATCCATCCATATGTGACAAAAAATAGAGATGTTTCCTACAAGCTTGCAATTTCAGTTCCTAATCgcatcttcccaaatgtctccctCATCCTGCTTAGTCTGGTTTACCTGCCAGGTGTGATTGCTGCTTTTATTCAGCTGCACAGAGGGACCAAGTATAAGAGATTCCCTAACTGGCTTGACAGGTGGATGTTGTGCCGCAAACAACTGGGACTTGTGGCACTTGCCTATGCTTTTCTACACGTTCTCTACACGTTCATCATACCAACCAGAATATCGGTTAGGTGGCGTTGGATACACTCTATGATTGTAGAG TCAAAGATGAATAAAACGATGGAGCTAAGCAAAGTGCTGTCCTGGCGTGTTGACGTATACTTCGCATTAGGAATGTTGGGATTTGGTCTTTACATTCTTCTGGGCATCACATCCTTTCCGTCTGTCAGCAATGCTGTAAATTGGAGAGAATTCCGATTTGTCCAG TCCAAGTTGGGCCATATGACCCTCCTACTATGTACTGCACATGCTACTTTATTTGGTTGGGACAGATTTCTACAATCAAAATGGTACAGATGGGGGCTTCCACAAGCATACATGCTGGCCATTGTAATTCCCTGCGTTGTACTGGTCCTAAAACTGATTCAAATCACCCCGTGTGTAGACAGAATGATCATCAGAATCAGGCAGGGCTGGGAGAGGATACCAAAAACCAAGCAGGCTCTGGTGTAA
- the steap4 gene encoding metalloreductase STEAP4 isoform X2, which produces MKKMEMSEKATVGENDRKRETICIFGTGDLGRSLGMRLLQSGHPVIFGSRNPQNSTLLPSGAQVLTHADALKESKIIFLAVHRENYDFLLALSNLLDGKVLVDVSNNLRMNQYPESNAQYLSQLLPKAIVVKGFNTVSAWALQSGSLDANTQVFVCGDDDKSKQQVMDVARSLGLTPLDRGSLQAAKEMENYPLQLFPMWRLPLAIAFGLTVFFFVYCVVIDVIHPYVTKNRDVSYKLAISVPNRIFPNVSLILLSLVYLPGVIAAFIQLHRGTKYKRFPNWLDRWMLCRKQLGLVALAYAFLHVLYTFIIPTRISVRWRWIHSMIVEQLKFLQRETGKQRLAELWNSKSHNAGVARTIKTLMTFYSIRRSNGQD; this is translated from the exons ATGAAAAAG ATGGAAATGTCTGAAAAAGCTACAGTTGGTGAAAATGACCGTAAGCGTGAGACAATTTGCATTTTTGGCACTGGGGACTTAGGCCGATCTTTGGGTATGAGGCTGCTCCAGTCAGGTCACCCAGTGATATTTGGCAGTCGAAACCCACAGAATTCCACCTTGCTGCCAAGTGGAGCTCAAGTCCTTACCCACGCCGATGCCCTGAAAGAATCCAAGATCATTTTCCTGGcggttcacagggagaactatGATTTCCTCCTGGCTCTGTCCAATTTGCTTGATGGAAAAGTGCTGGTGGATGTGAGCAACAACCTCAGAATGAATCAATACCCAGAGTCCAATGCACAGTATCTATCTCAGCTGCTCCCTAAAGCTATTGTGGTGAAGGGGTTTAACACAGTTTCTGCCTGGGCCCTCCAGTCAGGCAGTCTGGATGCTAACACTCAG GTCTTTGTCTGTGGTGATGATGATAAATCTAAACAGCAGgtgatggatgttgccaggagtttaGGCCTCACTCCTTTAGACCGGGGATCCCTTCAGGCAGCTAAAGAAATGGAGAACTATCCGTTGCAACTCTTTCCAATGTGGAGGCTGCCACTTGCTATTGCATTCGGTCTCACAGTATTCTTCTTTGTTTACTGTGTGGTGATTGATGTGATCCATCCATATGTGACAAAAAATAGAGATGTTTCCTACAAGCTTGCAATTTCAGTTCCTAATCgcatcttcccaaatgtctccctCATCCTGCTTAGTCTGGTTTACCTGCCAGGTGTGATTGCTGCTTTTATTCAGCTGCACAGAGGGACCAAGTATAAGAGATTCCCTAACTGGCTTGACAGGTGGATGTTGTGCCGCAAACAACTGGGACTTGTGGCACTTGCCTATGCTTTTCTACACGTTCTCTACACGTTCATCATACCAACCAGAATATCGGTTAGGTGGCGTTGGATACACTCTATGATTGTAGAG CAGTTGAAATTTCTTCAGAGGGAAACTGGGAAACAAAGGCTAGCAGAACTCTGGAATTCTAAGTCCCATAATGCAGGGGTTGCTAGGACAATTAAGACACTGATGACTTTCTATTCGATAAGGAGATCAAATGGCCAGGATTGA